In Candida orthopsilosis Co 90-125, chromosome 4 draft sequence, the genomic stretch AAACGGAAAAAGGGAGAAGAGGGGTGGGGcagaaaaacaaaaatagCGAGAAGATAGCGAGAGAAGCTTAGGTCGATAGGGCGAGGAGTAGTGGTAAGAAATGGGGCGTAGAACAGAAGTAGTTTTCCCTCTTTcggttgttgtttgattattttCGGTTTAAGGAAAGTTTTTGTACTtattttgtgtttgattAAATCCCTAATAGTCTTTTTAATACACTGCACATATGTATGTAATAGGCCGTGATACAGATAAGATGAATTTACCAAAGGATGAGGTTCTGTTCGTTATATATTATTCAAGTGAGTACTGGTTGTAgtagttgtagttgtagttgtaatTGTAATGGCATAAACAGTAGACCTTACGGTCGTGAATCAATTAAGATTTTCTAAACGCGCTTGAAAAGTATTAATTCTCTTTACTTTGTCTGTCTATCCTTCTGTCTATCCTTCTGTCTATTTATTGCTGTACTACTGTGCTACGGATTTAAAGTAAGTTAACAAatgttttgtgtaacttaAAGATCaattctcaacaaaaatagTTTATGATTACACAAACAGAGAAGAGTACAATAGGAAATAGAGACATTTGACAATAAGCACCTTTGTCATATAACCACGGTCTTAATAATTCTAAGCCGAAATACCTTGAACGCACATCAGCTTACCACTGTAGATAGACCAAATGTCTGGCAAATCGTAGGGTATACCCATTTGTTGATAGACACGAAGAAAGCATATGTATAATTGTTTGTGGGGAATTTACACCAAGAGATAAATACCTAGCCAATTTTTCTTATCTTCTTATTGGGgtcattcaaaatcttACAACAAATGTATAAAGATCTTTGTTATGTTTGTTCAAGGGGGAGTAGGGTAACTGCATATGTATCTATGCACTTCCATAAGGCCCAATAACCCTCTTCCCAATTGCTGCCTACATTAAAAAATGCCCATCAATGAATGACCACTTTTGATTCATATTCCCTGTAGCAGTAACTTTTCTAAAGTTAAAGTATTGTGTAGTCTCTCAGAGGCTGTCATGGCTAAAAGAATGAAGTGATAAAAACGGAATCCTAAAACGTACGTTTAATATCTCAGAAGGATTTGCATTTGCAAAATGAGGAGataccaaaatcaattggtagCGAGTTAGTAACAAAGATAACACCCTCATTCCATTTTAACCCAAAGACACGGATTGCTGTAACTAAGAGTACTCCCCTTAGAGAAGAGAAGTCCAACTTCCATTCCAGACTCCTGCATTTTCCGTCCTTCTGACCTCGTACTGTCAGTTCAAAAGACGTCTTTCAAGGGCATTGGGgtggaaaatttttgagTTCTCGCGTAGTTTTTTAACCTTTGTAAAGTATTTGGTTTTGTACTCATAATAGAGTTGTAAACTGCATATAAGTCTTACataacaatagaaaatttttgttgggtAATCGTTATATACAGGACTGTCACAATCATATGTAATGTAACTTATATTTACATATGTAACCATATACTCCTGTTCCTACATTTTTTTTACATGCGGCTTAAACCTTTTCATTAAAGAAAAGCGCATTTTACACTGTGGTATTATTATACCACGGTTTAGTAAAAACCCTCAGATTACTTTGTAACCACACAAACAAATGTCAACTTTGTTTGGCTTGTTTTACTCGTATCTAACCCAGACCCAAAACCTCTTCCTGCTCCACAAACAGCAAAtgattcttgattgatCTAGACCGGGAAACCTTTTTGATGTCGTTTCAAGTGGTTCCTGACTATGAAGTCAAAACTCAAACTATGCAAGCAATAACTGGACCACTATGAGCTAAGTAGCACTTTAATATCACTCCACTAATACCTTTTTCTACTAAAAAGTCTCATTCAACATACCTCGGTATATTTCTCAACTCTTCAGCCACGGCatattgtttcaattcttgaaaataCTCCAAAATGCAACACAAGATCGAATGCAATGCCTACTCTACAATTTTCGTTTCCTACCTGAGTGAAATTCCTTCTTGCAAAAGAAAGTGGTTTAAGTGGACGTGCTTTTATCATTCGAGCTTGTACATGTATTGTCAAATTTAGTACAATTTGcgtttttttgttttgttccGATTTTATCCATTTCCGAACAAACAATAATGAAAGGACTCAAATTTTGAGCCTCggcacaacaacaaccaaccAACCAACTAtccttcaacttttgatatATCTCGATAACTTCGATTTCGTCCCGAGGACCACTCTGACTTGAACCTACAAACATTTATAACCCACGTGTTGCACACATATATGAACTTTCAGGATCATACCTATAATAATTACTCCTCAGCTTTCAGCTACACCTTAGCTATACTTATTCAATATTAATATTAGCtataaaacaaaattaaaacacACACAGTTTATACACTCATCGTGGGCTTCAGTCTATGAACCTCCGATAATCCCTAACTCCTCAAGTTAATCTCTCTTCAAATCTCAATTCATTATTAATTGGCAAACCAACcaacaacctcaacaaATTCTCCAATGCttgtctttgtttattCAACCCATTGATGGTCTTGAATCCAGGTCTAGACAACGGAGCTTTCAACCAATAACTCAACAAAGTCAATACAGCGTAGAAGTCATGGTATTTATCTTCGGAATCTTGCAGTTTCTTGTATTGAACTCTTTGTAAGAACTCAGTGacaacaaccaaatcaatgattAATGGAGTAGCTAAAAGGGAATCTTCACATACGTTATGAATGgagattttgttgtgtcCACCAAGCATCAATTCGGAATAGTATTCATCCATGGCAACTTTAGAATCGCCAACAGCTGGAAGGTATTTAATAACGATACAAtgatcaactttatcaccTGTTTCTTTATTGTACAAGATTTCATTACTTTCAAtcatatcatcaacaactgattgtttggaaatttCCTTGGACCTAAATTGCTTTGGTGCTGATAAATTGTATCCATCATTATTTCCCAAATGATTATATGAAGCAATGGAAATTGGTTTGATACCAGCATCAACCAAGAATTGTGCAAGAACAGATTTGATCTTGGTTTGTCCTGATTTGAAgtcatcaccaccaataaATGAATGATGCTTTTCGGCCAATTCAATAACACCAGGAACAAATGTATTTTGTGGGGATCCATTAATGTATGGAACGTTTTCCAAGATTGAAGCAACGGCAAAGATGGTTGATGGTGCAATTTCTTCGTGGTTGGATTTTATTGAAGCAATCAAGTTATCGGCAGTATCATTAACTTTTGGTAACACATCAGCATATCTTTCGGTATTGGCGGTCCACAAAACAATAACTTTATCCAAtccattcttttgtttgaaatcTCTAATGtcttttctaattttttcaacatctttcCATTTATCATCAGTCTTGATTTCTCCATTAACTTTATTGAACACATTGTCAGCTCTATCACCTTGATTAGCAGCAATAAAATCAGGATAGTAAATAGATTCCATTGGTTTTTTACCTTGTAAATGAGGAGCCAATTGCTTTTGTAAAGTAACATCCAACACCTTAGCTCTCTTCATAGCTTGGTCCAATTCCAAACCAGAAATATCCcaaccatcaacaactaaATCATTAGGGTTAACAAAGGGGACAATGGAGTTGAATGGAGCATAAACATCATTTCCTTCAGcatcaacaccaatctTGATGGTTGAACTTTGAGTAACTGAACCATAGTAATTTGGCTTAACAACACCTTccttgttttcaaatgaaataTTGTGCTTATTGGCCAAAATTGATGCCATTAAAGTAGTACCATTATTACCACCTAAACCAACCAATAATAAACCAACTTTAGGAACTTttaaatccaatttgaaatcataGTCAACCGATGTTGGAGTAACGTGGAATTTACCTTGAGCATCCTTTTCAACTAATGAGTTTTCATAAGTGAATTTGGTGTAAAGGTGATCGTCTTTGGTGACGGATTTAGAGGacttgaaatcaattgaagacaTTGTAACCGAATATATAATAGTTTAGTTTGATgggaaaagaagaagaacgaagagaaagagattTGAAGTAAAGctattttgatgatttcgACGACTATTTATACTTTTTTCTAGTCAACGAAATTTCGCcgaaattgaatttttcatacAACACGTTGGTATGAAAAATCACAAGAAAAATTGACGATATTTTGGTAAACGCACCCGTTTACACACAGGAAAATTGCTACGTACACACACCACTAAATTTTTAACACTCCCATTACTTTccattgtttcaatttctttggtTTATATAGAAGGGTTCAATTAGTTTCTATTCACTGATGACTTGAAGAATTTAATACAATTTATAGATATTGATAATATTACGATCTCTGGCTATTCATGGACACCCAATACGCCTCGCCAAGTAGATCAAGAGCCACTTACTAGCTGTATATCTGGTACCAcgatttggaaaagttttCGTATTGTAAATACGTTGCGTACTCtttgtgaaaaattatATCCCCACTCGAGACTGTATTAATcttttttgtgtaatttgATTCGCTGAAAATCCGCCGAAATTTCAGCGATATTGCAGTATGGATGCAATAACGATAAAGTAATCTCCCAacaaataacaacaacaacaacaaggaaATAGGGGAAATATTCTAACTCTATGTTTTCCTAATtctgaaaaaaaaaaggaaaacaaGACAGTTACAATAGAAGCAATCAATGTTTGCATTACGTAGCTCGCGGAATATTTCGTCATCGACAACGAATGGAGAAATAACTGCTTTGTAAGTAAGATGGAAAGTATGAAAGGAAGGAATGTGACCAGATTGTATTACTTATGTTACAACAAAATGGACATAGTTGCAAAGTGTTTACACCATAAATCACGATTCGGAATCGATCTATAACTTTATAAAGCTTCACCAGCCAGTACTGGTCCGCGTACAAGATTTAGTAAATCTCTTTTGAAGCAATCTAATACATTCCATGCGTACTACGctattgtttcaattgttttttttcctACCAAAGGTTTGTTgtccttttctttttagaGATGCATATTTTCGGCGAAGTTTGTTTACAGTTTGGCCCAATTGAGATTCTCGTTTTTCCTAAACAATTAAATATTAGTTCCGTTTTGTTCCAGAGTTGCCGATAGATTTGAGACTCCCGGTTAACTTGAGGAATTCCGGATATCAACTTCCATTTTCGTATTTATCCCAATTATTCAATGTGATTCTTTATTCTCCTTGTGTATACCTAGTAACCACAATGAATAAGGATTTCTCGCCCATTGCAAACTTAAAACGATCATTGTTCGATTGAAAAGCTTGAAAGTATACATAAAAATATTCTTGTTATTAAATCAGATAGTGTGTTCACATGTCTCCTAACCAACGCGTCGAAGTCAATGCACGTGACACGCGTGCgtttttatcaatttggaGTTGGTTTGACACAGAAATGAAGGAGTAATGAAAGTACTAAGCAGGTTGAAACGTCTGATAAACTTCTTCCACTGTAAAGGCTTTCTTACTGCATCAAATTTAAAGCATTTTTGGTAAAGTAGGATGCTTTTATGCTGAGTCAACTCTCAGAGTAACAATCAAACCGTCAAATTTAGTAAACTAATCAGCTTCAACTCGCAGAGAAAATTGCGTACTCAGCACACTGATTGAATCTTTTTCCCAACATCTATATACCTTTACTTTCTAATCATATATTTTGTATGATGATATCTTCACCGAGAAACGGAACCATTGCTCCTTACAACTTAATGTTAACGGCAATAAGTGCAACAACATTATTGCATCAATACAGAAAGTAGAGCTCAGCCAGCCATATagaaacacaaacaaatcttcatttaaAAAGCTCTGAGAgagattttcaaagttCCTATCTAGATTTTGTGGAAATTATTTGCTCAAGATTATTTTAAATTTCACAAACTTAACCTAATGCAATAGCTACTTCTGTGTACACATATTAAATCTTTCGATATTCAAACCAGTG encodes the following:
- a CDS encoding Ino1 inositol-1-phosphate synthase, with protein sequence MSSIDFKSSKSVTKDDHLYTKFTYENSLVEKDAQGKFHVTPTSVDYDFKLDLKVPKVGLLLVGLGGNNGTTLMASILANKHNISFENKEGVVKPNYYGSVTQSSTIKIGVDAEGNDVYAPFNSIVPFVNPNDLVVDGWDISGLELDQAMKRAKVLDVTLQKQLAPHLQGKKPMESIYYPDFIAANQGDRADNVFNKVNGEIKTDDKWKDVEKIRKDIRDFKQKNGLDKVIVLWTANTERYADVLPKVNDTADNLIASIKSNHEEIAPSTIFAVASILENVPYINGSPQNTFVPGVIELAEKHHSFIGGDDFKSGQTKIKSVLAQFLVDAGIKPISIASYNHLGNNDGYNLSAPKQFRSKEISKQSVVDDMIESNEILYNKETGDKVDHCIVIKYLPAVGDSKVAMDEYYSELMLGGHNKISIHNVCEDSLLATPLIIDLVVVTEFLQRVQYKKSQDSEDKYHDFYAVLTLLSYWLKAPLSRPGFKTINGLNKQRQALENLLRLLVGLPINNELRFEERLT